The following are encoded together in the Actinoplanes sp. N902-109 genome:
- the purM gene encoding phosphoribosylformylglycinamidine cyclo-ligase, translating to MTHVSERNSAGSNGAEGGDRQPWSAGAGRTGRKRTATYADAGVSIEAGDRAVELLKSKVKRTTRPEVMGDLGGFAGLFKLNAQKYKSPILASSTDGVGTKLVIAQQLNIHDTIGIDLVAMVVDDLVACGAEPLFLLDYIACGEVVPDKVAEIGAGIADGCRYAGCALLGGETAEHPGVMRPDEYDVSATGVGVVEESEILGAHRVEIGDAVIAMRSSGLHSNGYSLVRHVLLGAGRMRLDTVVDDFGGQRTLGEELLTPTKIYAKDCLGLIEETDVRAFSHVTGGGIPGNLCRVLPENLDAVVDRSTWRPQPIFDLIQAKGRIEDTEMEATFNMGVGMFAIVSADDADRAMAYLTGRGVEAWQVGEVIEGSGEVQMMGQYTRG from the coding sequence GTGACGCACGTGTCCGAGCGCAACAGTGCCGGATCCAACGGCGCCGAGGGCGGCGACCGCCAGCCCTGGTCGGCGGGAGCGGGCCGCACCGGGCGCAAGCGCACGGCCACGTACGCGGACGCGGGCGTCTCGATCGAGGCCGGTGACCGGGCCGTCGAGCTGCTGAAGTCCAAGGTCAAGCGCACCACCCGGCCCGAGGTGATGGGTGACCTGGGCGGCTTCGCCGGCCTGTTCAAGCTGAACGCGCAGAAGTACAAGAGCCCGATCCTGGCGTCGTCGACCGACGGCGTCGGCACCAAGCTGGTCATCGCCCAGCAGCTCAACATCCACGACACGATCGGCATCGACCTCGTCGCCATGGTGGTCGACGACCTGGTGGCGTGTGGTGCCGAGCCGCTGTTCCTGCTCGACTACATCGCCTGCGGCGAGGTCGTGCCGGACAAGGTCGCCGAGATCGGCGCCGGCATCGCGGACGGCTGCCGGTACGCGGGCTGCGCCCTGCTGGGCGGCGAGACGGCCGAGCACCCCGGGGTCATGCGCCCGGACGAGTACGACGTGTCCGCGACCGGCGTCGGTGTGGTGGAGGAGAGCGAGATCCTCGGCGCCCACCGGGTCGAGATCGGTGACGCGGTGATCGCGATGCGCTCCTCCGGCCTGCACTCCAACGGCTATTCGCTGGTGCGCCACGTGCTGCTGGGCGCCGGCCGGATGCGCCTGGACACCGTGGTCGACGACTTCGGCGGTCAGCGCACCCTCGGCGAGGAGCTGCTCACCCCGACCAAGATCTACGCCAAGGACTGCCTGGGCCTGATCGAGGAGACCGACGTCCGCGCGTTCTCCCACGTGACCGGGGGCGGCATCCCGGGCAACCTGTGCCGGGTCCTGCCGGAGAACCTCGACGCCGTGGTCGACCGGTCGACCTGGCGCCCGCAGCCCATCTTCGACCTCATCCAGGCCAAGGGCCGCATCGAGGACACCGAGATGGAAGCCACGTTCAACATGGGCGTCGGCATGTTCGCGATCGTGTCGGCCGATGACGCCGACCGCGCGATGGCCTATCTGACCGGCCGTGGCGTCGAGGCCTGGCAGGTCGGCGAGGTCATCGAGGGCAGTGGCGAGGTGCAGATGATGGGTCAGTACACCCGCGGCTGA
- the amcB gene encoding cyclophane-forming radical SAM peptide maturase AmcB — protein sequence MSGIATVPTYVVMQPTTLCNLDCSYCYLPLRRADHKMPVAVAEAVAAAVDTWSRTGRFSVVWHGGEPLAAGREHFAALLAPFGADVEHHVQTNATLIDDAWCEFFTERGIRVSVSIDGPEPRNANRVTRGDKPAYDRIRRGIETLRRHGIPFSALCVVDRPVPGLATELYAYFLSLGCDVLGINVEELEGVNTRTNSHPSREVTAFWAELVSAWRRDPRIHLREIEWSLRYAAAVLDGTADGLLPRRLDPIPTVAHDGSVVLLSPELAGFSDPRYGDFSSGNVLTTPLGEILSGAAETPWIREFLNGVEACRAQCPYFGFCGGAHAANRYFELGRFDVTTTDHCRNSKIRLLEGVLDHARDHQPTAG from the coding sequence ATGAGCGGCATCGCCACGGTCCCCACCTACGTCGTCATGCAGCCGACCACGTTGTGCAACCTCGATTGTTCGTACTGCTACCTCCCGCTGCGCCGGGCCGACCACAAGATGCCCGTGGCGGTCGCCGAGGCGGTTGCTGCGGCTGTGGACACCTGGTCCCGTACGGGAAGGTTCTCGGTGGTCTGGCACGGGGGTGAGCCGCTCGCAGCGGGACGGGAGCACTTCGCGGCCCTGCTCGCGCCGTTCGGCGCAGACGTGGAACATCACGTGCAGACCAATGCGACGCTGATCGACGACGCCTGGTGCGAGTTCTTCACCGAGCGGGGGATCCGGGTCAGCGTGAGCATCGACGGCCCGGAGCCGCGCAACGCCAACCGGGTCACCCGCGGTGACAAACCGGCGTACGACCGGATCCGGCGTGGTATCGAGACCCTGCGCCGGCACGGCATCCCGTTCTCGGCGCTCTGCGTGGTCGACCGTCCGGTGCCGGGCCTGGCCACCGAGCTCTACGCCTACTTCCTGAGCCTGGGCTGCGACGTTCTCGGCATCAACGTCGAGGAGCTCGAAGGGGTCAACACCCGCACCAACAGTCACCCCTCGCGGGAGGTCACGGCGTTCTGGGCCGAGCTGGTCAGTGCCTGGCGCCGCGACCCCCGCATCCACCTGCGCGAGATCGAATGGTCCCTGCGGTACGCGGCAGCCGTGCTGGACGGCACGGCCGACGGACTCCTCCCGCGCCGCCTCGATCCCATCCCCACGGTGGCCCATGACGGCAGTGTGGTCTTGCTCTCACCTGAGCTGGCCGGTTTCTCCGATCCCCGCTACGGCGACTTCAGCAGCGGCAACGTCCTGACCACCCCGTTGGGCGAGATCCTGTCCGGCGCGGCGGAGACCCCGTGGATCCGTGAGTTCCTGAACGGGGTGGAGGCATGCCGCGCGCAATGCCCCTATTTCGGCTTCTGCGGCGGTGCCCACGCGGCGAATCGCTACTTTGAGCTCGGGCGCTTCGACGTGACGACGACGGACCACTGTCGCAACAGCAAGATTCGCCTACTCGAGGGAGTGCTGGACCATGCCCGAGACCACCAGCCCACGGCCGGCTGA
- the amcA gene encoding multiple cyclophane-containing RiPP AmcA → MPETTSPRPADPATSAEPVTARVQETKEGLAALLAEAEEARRRRAETPSDGSAVCAWNHFENIPTFYNWNNRPR, encoded by the coding sequence ATGCCCGAGACCACCAGCCCACGGCCGGCTGACCCGGCGACGTCCGCCGAGCCGGTGACCGCTCGGGTGCAGGAGACCAAGGAAGGCCTGGCCGCGCTGCTCGCCGAGGCGGAGGAGGCGCGGCGCCGACGGGCGGAGACCCCGTCGGACGGGTCGGCGGTCTGCGCCTGGAACCACTTCGAGAACATCCCGACGTTCTACAACTGGAACAACCGCCCGCGCTGA
- a CDS encoding TioE family transcriptional regulator, producing the protein MLDGQVARNPQVLRPVDVARPHGLSTQAVRNYEAAGILPAAGRTPTGYRTYTPLHALALQAFLALVPGHGHPTATAIMQALHREAIEDAMRLIDASHAQLLEDRSTLRAVESALVDLGPVPAGRGDTFVGPLARRLGIRPATLRKWERAGLVRPRRDAQTGYRVYGGADVRDVLLIHQLRRGGYLLEQIAPLIAQVRAAGGIEPLESTLRDWHARLSARSRAMLAGAAALDAYLGEREAQRGRLFQL; encoded by the coding sequence ATGCTGGACGGTCAAGTGGCTCGAAACCCTCAAGTGCTGCGTCCGGTCGATGTGGCGCGCCCGCACGGCTTGTCCACGCAGGCGGTCCGCAACTACGAAGCGGCCGGGATCCTGCCGGCGGCCGGTCGCACCCCGACGGGCTACCGCACCTACACGCCGCTGCACGCGCTGGCACTCCAGGCGTTCCTCGCGCTCGTGCCGGGACATGGCCACCCCACAGCCACGGCGATCATGCAAGCGCTCCATCGGGAGGCGATCGAGGATGCGATGCGGCTCATCGATGCGAGCCATGCCCAGCTTCTCGAGGACCGCAGCACCCTGCGGGCGGTGGAGTCCGCGCTGGTGGATCTCGGTCCGGTGCCGGCCGGACGCGGTGACACGTTCGTCGGGCCGTTGGCACGACGGCTCGGCATCCGCCCGGCGACGCTGCGCAAGTGGGAGCGGGCGGGCCTGGTCCGGCCGCGCCGCGACGCGCAGACCGGTTATCGGGTCTACGGCGGCGCCGACGTGCGCGATGTGCTGCTGATCCACCAGCTGCGGCGGGGCGGTTACCTGCTGGAGCAGATCGCTCCGCTGATCGCCCAGGTCCGCGCGGCCGGCGGCATCGAGCCGCTGGAGTCGACGCTGCGTGACTGGCACGCTCGCCTGTCCGCCCGCAGCCGGGCCATGCTCGCCGGTGCCGCCGCGCTCGACGCCTATCTGGGTGAGCGTGAGGCTCAGCGCGGGCGGTTGTTCCAGTTGTAG
- a CDS encoding erythromycin esterase family protein → MTLVGEDIMRLLSGRPRLLALGEPTHGENILLEVRNDLFARLVEQAGYRTIAIESDCLRGLIVDDYVTTGAGTLDDVMAHGFSHGFGAAPANRALVGWLRAYNRGRPETEQVHFAGFDGPLETTSAASPRQALIALHAHLAARIDAGLLPCPAETLDDLLGADDRWTNPAAIMDPAQSVGRTPAAVRLGLLAHDLVALLDSETPDLIGAGGWDRAQLYGRTATGLLGYHYWLADTSPARLPRLLGARASMMTANLLALAARGPVLAFAHNGHLQRDRSRMRMGEVPMEWWSAGSRLHALLGPEYAFFAMAVGTIHHRGVTAPPLDTVEGRLYAQPADRCVVDPGRLTGDLPLTARVSPWFGYAPLDPAQLTAIDGIVFVKDAPAEPAWWPLGAG, encoded by the coding sequence ATGACACTTGTCGGAGAAGACATCATGCGGCTGCTGTCCGGCCGGCCGCGGCTGCTGGCCCTGGGCGAGCCAACCCACGGCGAGAACATCCTGCTGGAGGTCCGCAACGACCTTTTCGCCCGGCTCGTCGAGCAGGCGGGTTACCGCACGATCGCCATCGAGAGCGACTGCCTGAGGGGTCTGATCGTCGACGACTACGTCACCACGGGGGCGGGAACGCTTGACGACGTGATGGCGCACGGGTTCAGCCACGGGTTCGGGGCGGCGCCGGCCAACCGGGCGTTGGTGGGCTGGCTGCGTGCGTACAACCGGGGTCGACCGGAAACCGAGCAGGTGCACTTCGCCGGGTTCGACGGCCCGCTGGAAACCACCAGCGCCGCCAGCCCGCGCCAGGCCCTCATCGCCCTGCACGCCCACCTCGCCGCCCGGATCGACGCCGGCCTGCTGCCGTGCCCCGCCGAAACGCTCGACGACCTGCTCGGCGCCGACGACCGCTGGACCAACCCGGCCGCGATCATGGACCCGGCCCAGTCCGTCGGCCGTACCCCGGCGGCCGTCCGCCTGGGGTTGCTCGCCCACGATCTCGTCGCGCTCCTCGACTCGGAGACCCCGGACCTGATCGGTGCGGGCGGCTGGGACCGGGCCCAGCTGTACGGGCGCACGGCAACCGGCCTGCTCGGCTATCACTACTGGCTGGCTGATACGTCGCCCGCGCGACTGCCCCGGCTGCTCGGTGCGCGAGCCTCGATGATGACCGCCAACCTGCTCGCCCTGGCGGCGCGGGGGCCGGTGCTGGCCTTCGCCCACAACGGCCACCTGCAACGGGACCGGAGCCGGATGCGGATGGGTGAGGTGCCGATGGAGTGGTGGAGTGCCGGGTCACGGCTCCATGCACTGCTGGGCCCGGAGTATGCGTTCTTCGCCATGGCTGTCGGCACGATTCACCACCGCGGTGTCACCGCGCCGCCGCTCGACACCGTCGAGGGCAGGCTGTACGCACAGCCTGCTGATCGGTGCGTCGTCGACCCGGGGCGGCTGACGGGTGATCTGCCGCTCACCGCCCGGGTGTCGCCGTGGTTCGGCTACGCGCCGCTGGACCCCGCCCAGCTGACCGCCATCGACGGCATCGTCTTCGTGAAGGATGCCCCGGCCGAACCGGCGTGGTGGCCGCTCGGCGCGGGCTGA
- a CDS encoding DUF3073 domain-containing protein: MGRGRAKAKQTKVARELKYHSPNTDLTALQRELAGAGKSDHRFDDDNDEFVDDDEDDADDEQDRWSPTRH, encoded by the coding sequence ATGGGGCGCGGCCGTGCTAAGGCCAAGCAGACAAAGGTGGCCCGGGAGTTGAAGTATCACTCCCCGAACACCGACCTCACCGCCTTGCAGCGCGAACTGGCGGGTGCTGGTAAGTCCGATCATCGCTTCGACGACGACAACGATGAGTTCGTCGACGATGACGAGGACGACGCGGACGACGAGCAGGACCGCTGGTCGCCTACTAGGCACTGA
- a CDS encoding Glu/Leu/Phe/Val dehydrogenase, whose amino-acid sequence MGVFVSNDGTDAAGHEQVAFCQDRHTGLKAIISIYSTALGPALGGTRFYPYESEEAAVTDALNLSRGMAYKNALAGLDLGGGKAVIWGDPALDKSEALLRAYGRFVESLHGRYYTACDVGTYVPDMDVIARETRYVTGRSVEHGGAGDSSVLTAWGVFQGMRAAADHTWGSPTLAGRRVGIAGLGKVGKYLVGHLIEDGASVVATDVNESALDWARANHPEVDLVPDTETLIAGDIDVYAPCALGGALNDDTVPVLRARIVAGAANNQLAHPGIEKLLEERGILYAPDYVVNAGGVIQVADEIEGFNFERAKLRATKIFDTTGQILRLAADEGVPPAVAADRLAERRMAEVGRLRSIYLG is encoded by the coding sequence ATGGGCGTGTTCGTAAGCAACGACGGCACCGACGCCGCCGGGCACGAGCAGGTCGCCTTCTGTCAGGACCGGCACACCGGTCTCAAGGCGATCATCAGTATCTACTCGACGGCGCTCGGCCCCGCGCTCGGCGGGACCCGCTTCTATCCGTACGAGAGTGAAGAGGCCGCCGTCACGGACGCGCTCAACCTCTCCCGCGGCATGGCGTACAAGAACGCCCTCGCCGGCCTGGACCTCGGCGGCGGCAAGGCAGTGATCTGGGGTGACCCGGCACTCGACAAGAGTGAGGCGCTGCTGCGGGCGTACGGACGGTTCGTCGAGTCCCTGCACGGCCGCTACTACACCGCCTGCGATGTCGGCACGTACGTACCGGACATGGACGTGATCGCCCGCGAGACCCGCTACGTCACCGGGCGCAGCGTCGAGCACGGCGGCGCCGGTGACTCCTCGGTGCTCACCGCCTGGGGTGTCTTCCAGGGCATGCGCGCCGCGGCCGACCACACCTGGGGCAGCCCGACGCTCGCCGGCCGCCGGGTCGGCATCGCGGGCCTGGGCAAGGTCGGCAAATATCTGGTGGGTCACCTGATCGAGGACGGCGCCTCGGTCGTGGCCACCGACGTGAACGAGTCGGCGCTGGACTGGGCCCGGGCCAACCATCCCGAGGTCGACCTGGTTCCCGACACCGAGACGCTCATCGCCGGCGACATCGACGTGTACGCCCCGTGCGCGCTCGGTGGTGCCCTGAACGACGACACGGTGCCGGTCCTGCGCGCCCGGATCGTCGCGGGTGCGGCGAACAACCAGCTGGCCCACCCCGGCATCGAGAAGCTGCTCGAGGAGCGGGGCATCCTGTACGCCCCCGACTACGTGGTCAACGCGGGTGGCGTCATCCAGGTCGCCGACGAGATCGAGGGCTTCAACTTCGAGCGCGCCAAGCTGCGCGCCACCAAGATCTTCGACACCACCGGCCAGATCCTGCGCCTCGCCGCCGACGAGGGAGTGCCCCCGGCGGTGGCTGCGGACCGGCTCGCCGAGCGCCGTATGGCCGAAGTGGGCCGGCTGCGCAGCATCTACCTGGGTTGA
- a CDS encoding BldC family transcriptional regulator — MASRTHDPEPLLTPAEVASMFRVDPKTVTRWAKAGKLSAIRTLGGHRRYRESEVRALLQGQIPTQRQGD; from the coding sequence ATGGCATCGCGTACGCACGATCCTGAGCCGCTACTAACGCCGGCCGAGGTGGCGTCGATGTTCCGCGTCGACCCGAAGACCGTCACCCGGTGGGCAAAGGCGGGCAAGCTCAGCGCAATTCGCACGCTGGGCGGGCACCGTCGCTACCGGGAGTCGGAGGTTCGCGCCCTGCTGCAGGGGCAGATTCCCACGCAGCGTCAGGGCGACTGA
- a CDS encoding bifunctional 2-polyprenyl-6-hydroxyphenol methylase/3-demethylubiquinol 3-O-methyltransferase UbiG → MQIDQPPIGDVFGELVRDVYAVRTGIGPRPLAGGRVPRPVIEIIERDDGLINGAPADHYLAEPDEWQPHDHRALRLCRGAVLDIGCGAGRTALELQRRSMAVTGLDISPGAIGVARQRGLRDTVIATVDEYSRAAARYDTFLLLGNNLGLLEGAERAPVFLAALARLARPGARLIAQGTDPYGTTDPVHVGYHRRNRERGRLGGQLRLRLRYRLQATEWFDYLVCSVAELEQLLTGTGWRITSIDDQDRPYYLAVMELRP, encoded by the coding sequence ATGCAGATCGATCAACCACCCATCGGCGACGTCTTCGGTGAGCTCGTCCGTGACGTGTACGCCGTGCGTACCGGCATCGGCCCGCGCCCGCTGGCCGGTGGCCGGGTGCCCCGCCCGGTCATCGAGATCATCGAGCGCGACGACGGGCTGATCAACGGCGCCCCGGCCGACCACTACCTCGCCGAGCCGGACGAGTGGCAACCGCACGACCATCGGGCGCTCCGGCTGTGCCGCGGCGCCGTCCTCGACATCGGCTGCGGCGCCGGGCGTACGGCCCTGGAGCTGCAACGCCGCAGCATGGCGGTCACCGGTCTGGACATCTCACCCGGCGCGATCGGGGTCGCCCGGCAGCGCGGGCTGCGCGACACGGTCATTGCCACGGTCGACGAGTACTCCCGGGCGGCCGCGCGCTACGACACGTTCCTGCTGCTCGGCAACAACCTCGGGCTGCTCGAAGGCGCCGAGCGGGCCCCGGTGTTCCTCGCCGCGCTGGCCCGGCTGGCCCGCCCCGGCGCCCGGCTCATCGCGCAGGGCACCGATCCGTACGGCACGACTGATCCGGTTCACGTCGGCTATCACCGCCGCAACCGGGAGCGGGGCCGGTTGGGCGGTCAGTTGCGGCTGCGGCTGCGCTACCGGCTGCAGGCCACCGAATGGTTCGACTATCTCGTCTGCTCAGTGGCCGAGCTGGAGCAGCTGCTGACCGGCACCGGCTGGCGGATCACATCGATCGACGACCAGGACCGGCCTTATTACCTTGCGGTCATGGAGCTGCGCCCGTGA
- a CDS encoding RNA 2'-phosphotransferase encodes MSLTKEEVRISRRMSMVLRHRPEAAGLTLDANGWVPVADLLAALGIGRDILDAVVSGNDKSRFAVATGADGVERIRASQGHSRRVAVDLGLTPAQPPAVLFHGTPRQNVPSIMRDGLRPGSRHHVHLSPDVATATRVGRRRSGDIVVLAVQAAAMAAAGHVFHRSDNGVWLTEAVPPHHLGEHSE; translated from the coding sequence GTGAGCTTGACCAAGGAAGAAGTAAGGATCAGCCGGCGGATGTCCATGGTGCTGCGGCACCGCCCGGAGGCGGCCGGCCTCACCCTCGACGCCAACGGCTGGGTGCCGGTGGCCGACCTGCTCGCCGCGCTGGGGATCGGCCGGGACATCCTCGATGCGGTGGTGTCCGGCAACGACAAGTCCCGCTTCGCCGTCGCCACCGGGGCGGACGGCGTCGAGCGCATCCGGGCCAGCCAGGGCCACTCCCGCCGGGTGGCGGTGGATCTCGGGCTGACCCCGGCCCAGCCGCCGGCTGTGCTGTTCCATGGCACCCCGCGGCAGAACGTCCCCTCGATCATGCGGGACGGGCTGCGGCCGGGTTCCCGTCACCACGTCCATCTGTCACCGGATGTCGCCACCGCGACGAGGGTGGGCCGGCGGCGGTCCGGCGACATCGTGGTTCTCGCTGTTCAAGCGGCTGCGATGGCCGCCGCGGGGCACGTCTTCCACCGCAGCGACAACGGCGTCTGGCTGACCGAGGCCGTTCCGCCGCATCATCTTGGTGAACATTCGGAATAA
- a CDS encoding PrsW family intramembrane metalloprotease, with protein sequence MRSQRTAPVQPGAGPDPGMLRLPAFWIVVALIAAGGVRMTLIMAQYAAAYPIALVTAILLFALLAVPFWFVVQELDFLEREPPALLVMAFAWGGLVATSVSIPGSAALDDIIAKLGSPHLAADWGAALAGPTVEEIAKALGVVAIVLVARSQVNSVLDGVVYGAMVGLGFQIVEDIVYAMGSVALAGRGDHVEPVITTFLLRGFLSGVWSHTLFGALAGAGIGYLVVRSERTLRTRIGAAALAVFGAWASHLLWNSPLLRDGLGNGAVALLVVLVLKGLPPLILIWLLVRSAHDREADYYAVQLSSLTDPELITPAEVEVLKAGSRRASARSYARAKAGWRARAAVRRLQHAQARLAVELSRNTPDLTRWQHEVRQQRRILRRLGHPEAIAPGGRGPWRRTASAVFSTALAIAVLWALISSLGGG encoded by the coding sequence TTGCGCAGTCAACGAACCGCGCCCGTGCAACCGGGTGCCGGACCGGACCCGGGGATGCTGCGGCTCCCGGCGTTCTGGATCGTGGTGGCGTTGATCGCTGCCGGCGGCGTACGGATGACGCTGATCATGGCCCAGTACGCCGCGGCGTACCCGATCGCGCTGGTCACCGCGATCCTGCTGTTCGCCCTGCTGGCCGTGCCGTTCTGGTTCGTGGTGCAGGAGCTCGACTTCCTGGAGCGTGAGCCGCCGGCGCTGCTGGTCATGGCGTTCGCGTGGGGCGGGCTGGTGGCCACGTCGGTGTCGATCCCGGGCAGTGCCGCGCTTGACGACATCATCGCCAAACTGGGTTCGCCGCACCTCGCGGCCGACTGGGGTGCCGCGCTGGCCGGTCCCACGGTCGAGGAGATCGCCAAGGCGCTGGGCGTGGTGGCCATCGTGCTGGTGGCGCGCAGCCAGGTGAACAGCGTGCTCGACGGTGTCGTCTACGGCGCGATGGTCGGCCTGGGATTCCAGATCGTCGAGGACATCGTGTACGCGATGGGCTCGGTCGCGCTCGCCGGTCGCGGTGATCATGTGGAACCGGTCATCACCACGTTCCTGCTCCGCGGTTTTCTCTCCGGTGTGTGGAGCCACACCCTCTTCGGCGCGCTCGCCGGCGCGGGCATCGGCTATCTGGTGGTACGCAGCGAGCGCACCCTGCGCACCCGGATCGGCGCCGCCGCCCTGGCCGTGTTCGGGGCCTGGGCCTCGCACCTGCTGTGGAACTCCCCGCTGCTGCGGGACGGCCTCGGCAACGGTGCGGTGGCCCTGCTCGTGGTGCTGGTTCTCAAGGGCCTGCCGCCGCTGATTCTGATCTGGCTGCTGGTGCGGTCGGCGCACGACCGCGAGGCCGACTACTACGCCGTCCAGCTGAGCAGCCTCACCGACCCGGAACTCATCACGCCGGCCGAGGTGGAGGTGCTCAAGGCCGGCTCGCGGCGGGCCAGCGCGCGGTCCTACGCCCGGGCGAAGGCCGGCTGGCGGGCCCGGGCCGCCGTGCGCCGCCTGCAGCACGCCCAGGCCCGGCTGGCGGTCGAGCTGAGCCGCAACACCCCGGACCTGACCCGCTGGCAGCACGAGGTGCGCCAGCAGCGCCGCATCCTGCGCCGCCTGGGGCATCCCGAGGCGATCGCCCCCGGCGGCAGAGGGCCGTGGCGGCGCACCGCGTCGGCGGTGTTCTCCACGGCCCTCGCCATTGCCGTGCTCTGGGCGCTGATCAGCAGCCTCGGCGGCGGATAG
- a CDS encoding hotdog fold thioesterase yields the protein MGIEITEATPERVVATMPVEGNTQPYGLLHGGASCVLAETIGSTGAVLHGATVDRPFAVGVDINATHHKAVRSGVVTGVATPVHRGRTAVTYEIVITDEDGDRVCTARLTCLLRGA from the coding sequence ATGGGCATCGAGATCACCGAGGCCACCCCGGAACGGGTGGTCGCCACGATGCCGGTGGAGGGCAACACCCAGCCGTACGGGCTGCTGCACGGCGGCGCGTCGTGCGTGCTGGCCGAGACCATCGGGTCGACCGGCGCGGTGCTGCACGGCGCCACGGTGGACCGGCCGTTCGCGGTGGGCGTCGACATCAACGCCACCCATCACAAGGCGGTCCGCTCCGGCGTCGTCACCGGGGTGGCCACGCCGGTGCACCGGGGGCGTACGGCGGTCACGTACGAGATCGTCATCACCGACGAGGACGGCGACCGGGTCTGCACCGCCCGGCTCACCTGCCTCCTTCGTGGGGCATGA
- a CDS encoding SGNH/GDSL hydrolase family protein, producing MGILVKVMTGVLSVGVVVGLGLPRTASAPAVAAAPEAPAAAPQITTQGLAPIRVMPIGDSITRGTGSPTRSSYRMALAERLRKGGLQINYVGSQSDGTGSDISHEGHGGWTIDQLSEQATGWLTAWRPDVVLVHAGTNNITKGDGPYTTARKLSAFVDQIRAARPDAHIFVAQIVTSRVPREAAQDRVYNKLIPTLMAAKHDAGITVVDQSSVGGIDLHDLHHPNDFGYSKMAWNWYTAMAPSYGVTGDTGPNPYRASRTYRCLASKVVIDGEEHHRTECRTWFLRPTTLRISGVNRSVRVWQTLRETKQTYRVRVQGKPATRTRTIRRWTGPGNLLNV from the coding sequence GTGGGGATTCTCGTCAAGGTCATGACCGGCGTGCTGTCGGTCGGGGTGGTGGTGGGTCTCGGGCTGCCCAGGACCGCCTCGGCGCCGGCCGTGGCCGCGGCACCCGAAGCTCCCGCCGCAGCCCCGCAGATCACCACGCAGGGCCTCGCACCGATCCGGGTCATGCCCATCGGTGACTCGATCACCCGCGGCACCGGCTCGCCGACCCGCAGCTCCTACCGCATGGCGCTGGCGGAGCGCCTGCGCAAGGGCGGCCTGCAGATCAACTACGTGGGCTCGCAGAGCGACGGCACCGGCAGCGACATCAGCCACGAGGGCCACGGCGGCTGGACCATCGACCAGCTGTCCGAGCAGGCCACCGGCTGGCTGACCGCCTGGCGCCCGGACGTGGTCCTGGTGCACGCCGGCACCAACAACATCACCAAGGGCGACGGCCCGTACACGACGGCTCGCAAGCTGTCGGCCTTCGTCGACCAGATCCGGGCGGCACGTCCCGACGCGCACATCTTCGTCGCGCAGATCGTCACCTCCCGGGTGCCGCGCGAGGCCGCCCAGGACCGGGTCTACAACAAGCTCATCCCGACGCTGATGGCAGCCAAGCACGACGCCGGCATCACCGTGGTCGACCAGTCCTCGGTCGGCGGCATCGACCTGCACGACCTGCACCACCCCAATGACTTCGGCTACTCGAAGATGGCGTGGAACTGGTACACCGCGATGGCGCCCAGCTATGGCGTCACCGGCGACACCGGGCCCAACCCGTACCGCGCCTCACGCACCTACCGCTGCCTGGCCAGTAAGGTCGTCATCGACGGCGAGGAGCACCACCGCACCGAGTGCCGCACCTGGTTCCTGCGGCCCACCACGCTGCGGATCAGCGGCGTCAACCGCTCGGTCCGCGTCTGGCAGACCCTGCGGGAGACCAAGCAGACCTATCGGGTACGGGTACAGGGCAAGCCGGCCACGCGCACCCGCACGATCCGGCGCTGGACCGGCCCGGGCAACCTGCTGAACGTCTGA
- a CDS encoding STAS domain-containing protein — protein MTEPSYQIAREAGHVRLSGEFDINARDDLRDAMVRAVQHDGQGRVVIDLDGTDFIDSEALGALIDGLTAGRAAGVAMSIVNAHGLVHRVLDVSGVLALFDPVEG, from the coding sequence GTGACTGAGCCGAGCTACCAGATCGCCCGGGAGGCGGGCCATGTCCGGCTGTCCGGGGAATTCGACATCAACGCCCGTGACGACCTGCGCGACGCGATGGTGCGGGCCGTCCAGCACGACGGGCAGGGTCGTGTCGTCATCGACCTGGACGGCACCGACTTCATCGACAGCGAGGCCCTGGGCGCGCTGATCGACGGGCTCACCGCCGGGCGGGCGGCCGGGGTCGCGATGTCGATCGTCAACGCCCACGGCCTCGTCCACCGCGTCCTCGACGTGTCCGGGGTGCTGGCGCTGTTCGACCCCGTCGAGGGTTGA